The following is a genomic window from Chitinophaga caseinilytica.
GTAGGCGCGTCTACGGCGATGAGGGCTTCCGGGGGCGAGGTTTCGTAAAGGTCGCTGGCCCATACGCTGCGGTTGGTGCCATTGATGAGCTTGGCGTCTTTATAATCGATCGCCAGGCGGGTGCAGAACGTGAGCGCGGGGAGGCCCTGGTTGAAGAGGACCCAGTCGGCCATGGTGTTGTTGCGGTAATACACCGACCGTTTCGTGCCGATATATACGCCGCCGTTGGTGCCCCGCTGGTGGAGGATTTCCGTCACCTGTTCGCCGTTCAGCAATGTGGTACTGAGGTTGGTCCAGGTAGTGCCGCCGTCGGTGGATTTGTATACTTTCTGCCCGTCTACGGTCGAATTCACGCGCGCCACCCAGATGTGATCGGGGTTGGCGGCACTGATGGTAATGTCGAACGCTACGCCGCTGCTTGAAAGCCCGGTGGGCGTAACATCCGTCCAGCTGCTGCCGCCGTTCGTGCTTTTCATCACTTTCTTTACCGTGCCCAGCGTAGCGGCGTACATGATGGAAGGATTGCGGTACCCTACGGCAATGCATCCTATCTTCTCCCCGAAATCATACACCGATGAATAGGTAGCCCCATGGTCGGTCGACTTCCACAGCGCATTGCCTTCTCCCAGCCAGATCGTGTTGTAATATTGCGCATCCCAGATGATGTCGCTGCTTTGGCCGATGGTATAGGAGCGGTTGGGCAGCTTGCCGTTGGGAAGATTGATGGGAGCCGTGCCCCTGCTGCCCGTCAGCTCTTTCCTGCCGTAATCGAACACCACGATGCGATCGTTGGCGTAGGAAACGGCGCCGAGGTAATTGTCGCCCCCGCCGGTACTGATCCAGCCGTCGGTATAGGTGTTGTTATCCTTCAGTAACGTACCGTTGTGATACGTGCCGCCTACCATCACATTGTTGCCTTCCCAATTGCCGACGCCGAATCCCCAGAAATCCGTTCCCTTGATGCCTTTCATGCGTATCTGGAAGTTGGCGCCGCCGTCGTTGCTATAGAAAATCCCGCCGTCGCAGGCGATCCAGAGATCGCTGCCGTAATAGCGGATGTCGTGAATATCTGCATGCACGTAGTTCACTTTGTTGGAATGGCTCCATTTGGCCGGGCAGGTCCAGTTCACGCCACCGTCCGTACTTACCCAGCGGTTCACCGCGCCGAGCTGGATGTTGTTGGCGTTGGCGGGGTCTGCGTCCAGCGCGAGGTCGTAGTAATATTGGCCGCCGTCGTCGGAGCCGTCGTCTGCCCAGGCCATGAGATTCTTGTTGGTGGTGGCGTTGGGCGCGCCGCCGGGGCCGGTGCCGCAGCAGGAGAACGACCAGCTTTCCCCCGAATCGGTGCTTTTGTAAACGCCGTACAATCCGCTGCCGCCGTTCGCAGCGCCCGTTGCGAGGGCATATACGATGTTCGGGTTGGCGGCAGTTACGGAGATCTCGGTGCGTTTCTGTTCTTCGCCGGAAGCGGTGGGGTTGGGCCAGCCTGTAGTTTTGATCGTCCAGGTGGCGCCGCCGTCGGTGCTTTTATAGAATTCGGTTTTTACGCCGGTCTGCCGGATGGCATAAGCCGTGGTATTGCTGCCCGGTTTGAATTCCACTTCCTGGAAAATGCCGGTCATGACCTGCGTGAAATTGGCCCCTGCGTCGAGGGAGCGGTACAGCCCCTGGTTAGACGCCACGAACAGGGTGTTGTTGAAACCCGGCCGGGAAACGATGTCGTTGATGGTGTGGTTGACGCTGTTGAACGTGGCATCGCCGGCCTGGGAAAAGCTCGTGCCGCCGTTGGTGCTTTTGTAGAGCCTGCTGGCGCCGCCGAAATAGACGATGTCGGCGTTCAGCGCGTCGATCTCCACGCTCAGGATGCTGCTCACGAGCATATTGTCGGTGAGGGCCGTCCAGTTGAGGCCCTTGTCCGTCGACTTGAACAATCCCGCATTGGCCGTACCGGCATACAGCACATTGGTGTTGCTGAGCGATTGCTCCACCGTGTACACGTGCGCCGCGCCGGAAGCGTAACTGGTGCCGGACGCGCCGTTGTCGAAATTGATGGGCCCCACGCAGGTCCAGTTGGCCACGCCGCTCAGTGCGCGCAGCTGCGCCGCTTCGCCCGAACGCTGCAGGTAAGCGCGGCCGAGCTGGCGGTCTTTCTCGTTCGGGCCTTTGTCGGGCGGCGAGGAATACGGATTGCGGCTCACTTCGCGCAGCCAGCGTTTATAATATTGCGTGTATTCGTTCTTCACGAACGGATGCGTTTCATAATACTTCTCGAACGCTTCCGTCACTTTATCCGGATCGGGATTTTCGCCGTACATGAGCCGCACCCAGTCGGGCAGCTTCGGATTGGCGGCGTTCACCTTCATTTCCATGGATTGCGCGGAGGCGGATCGCCATACTGCGGAAAAGAGAAGCGTAGTGGCCAGGATGAGGGCCTGTAATGAAAAGGACAGGATTCGGCGCGTTCGCATGGAACGGCACAGGGCTTTGTAGACCATGAGGGTTCGTATTAATTGGTTGATGAATGCTTATCGTTATCTACAAACTCGGCCAGGGTTCATGTTCAAGTTGGATGCGCTATCTGACGTGGCTTTGCTCTATGGGTTAAATGCATACAGTTCGGTTGACATGATGCCTCGCCGGTAAAGTACCTCCGGTCACTGCAACGGGACGTTGTATCAAATTACGTTTTACACTTATGTTACAAAGCAGGGGAAATGCACAAACAAGTTTGTCAGCCTTTGGTTCGGGGCATACCCTGTGCAGGGTATCCCGACTCGGAATAGGCGCGGCGGTAGGCGAGCGGACTGTACGAGGTGAGGGCGCGGAATTGCCGGTTGAAGTTGGAAAGCGTCTGGAACCCGCTTTCATAGGCGATCTGGGCTACGTCCATCTCTTTTTCGAGGAGGAGTTTGCAGGCATAGCCGATGCGGATTTCGCTGAGGAAATCGGAGAAGGTTTTGTTGGCGTGGGTTCGGAAATAGCGGCTGAAGGATGTGGGCGTCATGTTCGCCAGTGCGGCCGCGGCGTCGAGGCTGATCTTTTCGCGGAAATGCTGCATGACGTATGCATGCACGCTGTTCATGCGCTCGGTGTCTTCGGCCTTGAGCGCGTTCGTATAGCCGGCGCCGGCCAGGAGGCGGTAGTGGTCGGAGTGGGACAGGAGGTCGAGCAACCCGAGGAGCGCCAGCACCCGGTCGAAATCGCGCAGCTGCGGCAGTTCCTGCATCCGGCGCGATGCTTCCTGCTGGGTAGCGCCGGTAAACTGGATGCCTCGCGTAGACCGTGTCAGTAATTGCCGGATGCGGAGGGATTCGTTTTTGGACAGGAGCGCCGCGCCCAGGAGGTCTTCATGAAAATAAATCACCACGCCCTCCGTCTGCCGGCCGCGGTCTCCCTCGAAATACTCGGGGTCGCTGCGCCAGAGGTGCGGCAGGTCGGGCCCGGTAAAGACGAGGTCCCCCGGCGCAAAAGGCTCCACATGATCGCCGATGAACCGCGTGCCGGTACCTTCCAGCACCACGAACAACTGGTATTCCGCATGGAAATGCCAGTTATGATCGAAGTGCGGCGCATGCAGGTGCTGCACGGCAAAAGCACTGTCCGGCGAGATGCGGGCTTTCTGAACGGCTTTCATGTTAACTGTCTTTTGTCCTGATAAAGGTAATAAATCGAAATCCATGACAAAATACAGTCTGAATTCGACATAATCGAGGAATGGCGTCTTTTTTTTAAGTTGCAATTTGGGATGTAATTACGACAGCCAATGAAACTTCGATTCCACGTCTTAAGCCTGATGCTGACCGCCCTGTTCCTCACGGCCTGTTCCAAAGCGCCGCAGGGGCCGTTGCAGGTATTATTTCTCGGTCATCCGTCCACCCATCACCATTCCGAACGGTACATGCCCATCCTGGCCTCCGCGCTGGCAACGGAAGGCATCCAGTTCACCTATGCGGATAATCCGGATGTCCTCACCGAAGAAACCCTCCGGGATTTCGATGTGTTAATGTTATATGCGAACCATGATTCCATTACCCCGTCCCAGGAAGCCGCGCTGCTCAGCTTCGTTCGCGGGGGCAAGGGCTTCGTTCCCATTCACTGCGCCAGCTATTGTTTCCGCAATTCGGCAGAATTCGTGAAAATGGTAGGCGGACAATTCAAATCCCACGATACGGCCACTTTCAACGTCACCACGCTCGATACCACGCACCCCGTCATGAAAGGCCTGCAACCCTTCACGACGTGGGACGAAACCTACGTTCACGATCATCTTTCCGACGACAGGACGGTGCTGCAGGAGCGCCCCGAAAACGGCCGGAACGAGCCCTGGACCTGGGTGAAGGAATATGGAAGCGGCCGCGTGTTCTACACGGCTTACGGGCACGACGAGCGCACCTGGTCGGCCCCCGGATTTCAGCAATTAGTGAAGAACGGCATCCTGTGGGCCGCCGGCGACAAAGCCCGCAAAAACTGGGAAGCCTTCCGCGCCACCATGCCCACGTTGCAATACCGCGACGAAGCCAATATCCCCAACTACGAAAAGCGCGATCCGGCGCCGCGGTTCCAGTTGCCGCTGAGCCCGGATTCCTCCGCGAAACTCATACAGGTACCGCCGGGATTCGAACTGCAACTGTTCGCTTCCGAGCCCGATATCATCAATCCCATCGCCATGGCCTGGGATGAAAAAGGAAGACTTTGGGTGATCGAAACGGTAGATTATCCCAACACGGTCCGCAACACGGAAGGCGAGGGCGACGACCGGATCAAGATCTGCGAAGATACGGATGGAGATGGCCGGGCGGATAAGTTCACCGTCTTTGCCGACAAGCTAAACATCCCCACCAGCCTCGTTTTCGCCAATGGCGGCATCATCGTTTCCCAGGCCCCGCATTTCCTTTTTCTGCAAGATACAGATGGCGATGATAAAGCCGATGTAAGAAAGATATTGATCAGCGGATGGGGGACTTTCGACACGCACGCCGGCCCTTCGAACCTGCAATACGGCATGGACAATCATATCTGGGGAACGGTAGGGTATTCCGGCTTCAAAGGCAACGCCGGCGGGCAATACCGCGAATTTTCCCAAGGGGTTTACCGCTTTGCGCCGGACGTGTCTTCCTTCGAATTCGTAACACCGACGAGCAACAACACCTGGGGCTTCGGTTTCAACGCGGCCAACGATATTTTTGCCTCCACCGCCAATAATACCCACAGCGTATTCGTCGGCATCCCGAACGCGGCGCTCAACGGTGTGGAAGGCGCCGCCATCGCCGGAAGCACGAAGATCGACGGGCACTATGCCATGCACCCGGTAACGGCGCATGTGCGGCAGGTAGACGTTTTCGGCGGGTTCACCGCCGCTTCGGGGCATTCGTTTTATACTGCTTCGCAATATCCTGCGGCGTATCAGTCTGCAGCGTTCGTTTGCGAGCCGACGGGGCACCTCGTGCACGTGGCGCGCATCGAAAAAGACGGCGCCGGTTATAAGGAAAAGGACGGATGGAATCTATTTGCTTCCGCAGACGAATGGGTGAGCCCGGTGGAAGCGAAAACCGGTCCTGATGGCGCCGTGTGGGTGCTGGACTGGTACAACTTCATCGTGCAGCACAACCCCACGCCCACGGCGGAACGCGGCGGATATGCAGCGGTCAACGGAAAGGGTAACGCGTACGAAAACCCCCTGCGCGATAAAACCCATGGCCGCATCTGGCGCGTAGTGCATAAAAATGCCAAACCATCAACCAAAATACAACTCGGGAACACCGCATCGAACCTCGATGCCCTTAGCCACGACAACCTCTTCTGGCGAATGACCGCCCAACGGCTCATCGTGGAAAAGAAAGACTCGGCCGCATTGCCGGAACTCGCAGCACTGGCCGCAGGAAAGGCCCCCGCCGCACTGCATGCCCTTTGGGCCATCGACGGGCTCAACGCCGCAGGGCAACACCGCGCAACGGTAGAGAAAGCCCTGCGGCACGAAGACGCATCGGTGCGGAAGGCAGCCATCCAGATCATGGCCCGCCATCGGTGGACGGACAAGCAGATGCTGGCTTCCGGCGTGCTGCAGGATAAAGATGCGAATACCCGGCTGGCCGCGTTCGTGGCAATGGCGGGGATTCCGGCTTCAGACACGCTGGGGCGTGCGTTGTACGGCATGAGCAAGGAGCCCGCGGTACGGGGAGACGAGTGGCTGGCCAAAGGATTGTATGCCGCAGCGGCGCATCACCGGAAAGGGTTCATCGCCGCGTTCATGGCGGAGCATCCCGGGTTCGGTGAAAAGGCAGCTGAAAAAGTGAGTCGTTCCGTAACCGATATCGACGACACGAAATGGAAGACCATGCGCCTTCCGCAATACATTGAAAATGCCGGCCTGGCGATCGACGGCATCGTTTGGTTCCGCACAGTGGTAGACGTTCCGGCCGCCGCCGCAGGAAATGCTGCAACGCTTTCCCTCGGGCCCATCGACGATTCCGATGAAACTTTCGTGAACGGGAAACCCGTCGGTAAAACGGAAAAGAAATGGGCCGAACCGCGGAAATACACGATCGGCGCGGGTGTACTCAAACCTGGACGCAACATTATCACCGTTAAAGTGACCGATACAGGCGGTGGTGGCGGCATCTACGGAAAACCCGATGGTATGTACCTCGAAGCCGGTGGGAAAAAGATCCCGCTGGCGGGCGAGTGGAAATATGATGTCGAGAAAATTTTCAACGGCGAAGGCGTCAAACTGTTCGCAGACCGTGGCCTTGCCGAAACGTTCGTGTACACGTATCTCAACCGGCAAGAAGCGCCCATCGCCGGAGCGCCCGCCGGAAAGGCAGACCAGACGGTGATGCTGAAGGTGATCCAGAACGAGATGAAGTACGACCAGGCGTCGTTTACGGTGAAAGCCGGAACGGTGGTGGACGTGGTGCTGGAGAACCCGGATTTCATGCAACACAATATCGTGATCGTTACGCCGGGATCGTTGCAGACGGTGGGCCAGGCGGCCAACAAACTGGCCGCCGATCCGCATGGCGCGGAAATGAATTATGTGCCCGAGATGCCGGAAGTGCTGTTTTCCACGCGGCTCGTCAACCCGCAGGAAACGGTCGTGCTCCGCTTCAAGGTCCCCGGTGAACCGGGCGATTATCCGTTCGTGTGCACATTCCCCGGCCATTGGTCGATCATGAACGGTATCATGAAAGTAGTACGTTAATCCACATTTTGATATTCCACGTTTACAGGTTCCCGGAAGGGTGGGAGCGGCAAGGAGACCGCTCCCGCATCCGCCGGGCGCACCCGGAAAAAACAGATGATCATGCAAAACATTACACTGGGCGCAAGCACCTGGCTCTGGACGTCTCCATTCAACACCCAGTCCATCCCGCTTTTATTCAAGATTCGTGACATGGGTTTCGGTGCGGTGGAAATTCCGGTGGAATACCCGGAACAGATCGATGCGCAGGCCGTGCGCCGCGCATTGAAAGAAACCGGCCTCGCAGCCGTTGTTTGCGGTGCCTTCGGTCCATCGAGGGACCTAACGCATGCAGACGCCTCAGTCCGCGCAGCCAGCATCGCCTACATGCGGCAATGCCTGGAGCTTTGCGCGGAATGGGATGCGCCGGTTTTTGCCGGCCCCATGTATTCCGCCGTGGGGAAAGCCCGCCAGTTGCCGGAAGCGCAGCGCAAGGCGGAGTGGGACCTTGCCGTGAAAGGCCTGCGGGAAGTATGCAGCATCGCGGGGCAGGAGGGCGTCCGCCTCGCCATCGAACCGCTGAACCGTTTCGAGTCCGACCTTGTGAATACCGCCGCAGATGCGCGCCGTATGGCGGAAGAACTGCAGCATCCGTCGGCGGGTGTGGGACTGGATAGTTTCCATATGTCGATCGAAGAAGTGGACCCCGGCGAAGCCGTTCGCACGGCGGGAAGCTGGCTTACGCACGTCCAGGTATCGGAAAACCACCGCGGCATTCCCGGGACGGGGCAAACGCCCTGGCATTCGCTCCGCGATGCG
Proteins encoded in this region:
- a CDS encoding discoidin domain-containing protein; protein product: MRTRRILSFSLQALILATTLLFSAVWRSASAQSMEMKVNAANPKLPDWVRLMYGENPDPDKVTEAFEKYYETHPFVKNEYTQYYKRWLREVSRNPYSSPPDKGPNEKDRQLGRAYLQRSGEAAQLRALSGVANWTCVGPINFDNGASGTSYASGAAHVYTVEQSLSNTNVLYAGTANAGLFKSTDKGLNWTALTDNMLVSSILSVEIDALNADIVYFGGASRLYKSTNGGTSFSQAGDATFNSVNHTINDIVSRPGFNNTLFVASNQGLYRSLDAGANFTQVMTGIFQEVEFKPGSNTTAYAIRQTGVKTEFYKSTDGGATWTIKTTGWPNPTASGEEQKRTEISVTAANPNIVYALATGAANGGSGLYGVYKSTDSGESWSFSCCGTGPGGAPNATTNKNLMAWADDGSDDGGQYYYDLALDADPANANNIQLGAVNRWVSTDGGVNWTCPAKWSHSNKVNYVHADIHDIRYYGSDLWIACDGGIFYSNDGGANFQIRMKGIKGTDFWGFGVGNWEGNNVMVGGTYHNGTLLKDNNTYTDGWISTGGGDNYLGAVSYANDRIVVFDYGRKELTGSRGTAPINLPNGKLPNRSYTIGQSSDIIWDAQYYNTIWLGEGNALWKSTDHGATYSSVYDFGEKIGCIAVGYRNPSIMYAATLGTVKKVMKSTNGGSSWTDVTPTGLSSSGVAFDITISAANPDHIWVARVNSTVDGQKVYKSTDGGTTWTNLSTTLLNGEQVTEILHQRGTNGGVYIGTKRSVYYRNNTMADWVLFNQGLPALTFCTRLAIDYKDAKLINGTNRSVWASDLYETSPPEALIAVDAPTKTVGDTARYYNNSAQQVTSAAYSWSFPGGSPATSTARNPKVVYSAPGQYNVSLTVTDDQGNNSLTKTNFITITGGNGLIDSAIYELKPSHGLTRNLNVTGGGTADETNVDILTDNSANYQRWRLINVGSGYYNLKPQHVAGKALDVYANGTANGTNVQMYAEHTGNSQRWKIVNVGGGLYKLQVANDLTKVMEVAGGANADNANVQIGADAGLAAQKWRFDIISAPACGGGTVPAKSNWSVKFVSSEELTGEGANNGRAIHAIDGNTSTYWHTAWSTSTPTHPHELHIDLGACATIGSIGYLPRQDAGTNGTITGYEIYTSSDGVNWGTAAASGTWPSGGKSERTATFTARNARFVRLKTLSAASSGAWASAAEINVYAPPPVVVKDSLQTGAEKVSVVRVYPNPAQQYLNIQLPAAAKLPVKFWVHNMDGKLRQFGILQQTTHQLNTAMLPNGMYILTIETPGGRETSRFVIQR
- a CDS encoding PVC-type heme-binding CxxCH protein, encoding MKLRFHVLSLMLTALFLTACSKAPQGPLQVLFLGHPSTHHHSERYMPILASALATEGIQFTYADNPDVLTEETLRDFDVLMLYANHDSITPSQEAALLSFVRGGKGFVPIHCASYCFRNSAEFVKMVGGQFKSHDTATFNVTTLDTTHPVMKGLQPFTTWDETYVHDHLSDDRTVLQERPENGRNEPWTWVKEYGSGRVFYTAYGHDERTWSAPGFQQLVKNGILWAAGDKARKNWEAFRATMPTLQYRDEANIPNYEKRDPAPRFQLPLSPDSSAKLIQVPPGFELQLFASEPDIINPIAMAWDEKGRLWVIETVDYPNTVRNTEGEGDDRIKICEDTDGDGRADKFTVFADKLNIPTSLVFANGGIIVSQAPHFLFLQDTDGDDKADVRKILISGWGTFDTHAGPSNLQYGMDNHIWGTVGYSGFKGNAGGQYREFSQGVYRFAPDVSSFEFVTPTSNNTWGFGFNAANDIFASTANNTHSVFVGIPNAALNGVEGAAIAGSTKIDGHYAMHPVTAHVRQVDVFGGFTAASGHSFYTASQYPAAYQSAAFVCEPTGHLVHVARIEKDGAGYKEKDGWNLFASADEWVSPVEAKTGPDGAVWVLDWYNFIVQHNPTPTAERGGYAAVNGKGNAYENPLRDKTHGRIWRVVHKNAKPSTKIQLGNTASNLDALSHDNLFWRMTAQRLIVEKKDSAALPELAALAAGKAPAALHALWAIDGLNAAGQHRATVEKALRHEDASVRKAAIQIMARHRWTDKQMLASGVLQDKDANTRLAAFVAMAGIPASDTLGRALYGMSKEPAVRGDEWLAKGLYAAAAHHRKGFIAAFMAEHPGFGEKAAEKVSRSVTDIDDTKWKTMRLPQYIENAGLAIDGIVWFRTVVDVPAAAAGNAATLSLGPIDDSDETFVNGKPVGKTEKKWAEPRKYTIGAGVLKPGRNIITVKVTDTGGGGGIYGKPDGMYLEAGGKKIPLAGEWKYDVEKIFNGEGVKLFADRGLAETFVYTYLNRQEAPIAGAPAGKADQTVMLKVIQNEMKYDQASFTVKAGTVVDVVLENPDFMQHNIVIVTPGSLQTVGQAANKLAADPHGAEMNYVPEMPEVLFSTRLVNPQETVVLRFKVPGEPGDYPFVCTFPGHWSIMNGIMKVVR
- a CDS encoding AraC family transcriptional regulator; this encodes MKAVQKARISPDSAFAVQHLHAPHFDHNWHFHAEYQLFVVLEGTGTRFIGDHVEPFAPGDLVFTGPDLPHLWRSDPEYFEGDRGRQTEGVVIYFHEDLLGAALLSKNESLRIRQLLTRSTRGIQFTGATQQEASRRMQELPQLRDFDRVLALLGLLDLLSHSDHYRLLAGAGYTNALKAEDTERMNSVHAYVMQHFREKISLDAAAALANMTPTSFSRYFRTHANKTFSDFLSEIRIGYACKLLLEKEMDVAQIAYESGFQTLSNFNRQFRALTSYSPLAYRRAYSESGYPAQGMPRTKG
- a CDS encoding sugar phosphate isomerase/epimerase family protein yields the protein MQNITLGASTWLWTSPFNTQSIPLLFKIRDMGFGAVEIPVEYPEQIDAQAVRRALKETGLAAVVCGAFGPSRDLTHADASVRAASIAYMRQCLELCAEWDAPVFAGPMYSAVGKARQLPEAQRKAEWDLAVKGLREVCSIAGQEGVRLAIEPLNRFESDLVNTAADARRMAEELQHPSAGVGLDSFHMSIEEVDPGEAVRTAGSWLTHVQVSENHRGIPGTGQTPWHSLRDALQEIGYSGVVSIESFTPDVQELAGAVCIWKQRAPDQDTFASEGIRFLQQLFKH